In the genome of Brachypodium distachyon strain Bd21 chromosome 3, Brachypodium_distachyon_v3.0, whole genome shotgun sequence, the window TATAAACATGATTCCATAATGGCATCAGGATTTAGATCCAATTAAAAACACTTCTACTCAAGATATATATAGTAGCGTTACCACATATTTGTTGCGGCCGATCCTCAGCTTcatcaagaataaaaaaggaaaaaagattgCACAAAACTACTATACCACCGTCGACAGGCCAAATCAAGAACCAAAGTCAGTGGAACTACCAAATCAAGGTTGATATGAACAATCAGCAAGTAACCTCAGATCAATCAAGAACCAGGTATTAGTAACCTCAGATCAATCAAGAACCAGATATTAGTAACCTTAGATCAATCAAGAGCAAATATAAAACAGAGTGCACAATTCACAATAAGTATGAAACAACATAACCAAAAGTCAGCAATCTGAGCTCCTGACTGCCGGAAGAACAATCAAGGCCTCAAGGGTGAACGGGCCTGATGTTAACAGCAGCAGTTCGCCATCTGAAAACAAGCAAGCCAAACAAGCAAGCTGGGTAATGAAGCTCATGACTGCCGGAAGGACAGATCAGGCCTCAAGGGCGAACCTGATGTTAACATCAGCAGTTCACCACCTGAACAAAATTAAGCCAAAAAGGCAAGCTAAATGGTAATGAAACAATTGCGTGATTGGTTCACTTCAGTGAAAATGGCTTGCCGAACATTGCTCGATAATTTCATATATTATACCAATGTAACTGGAAGCACATGACTGATCATAACAGAACTCATAGCAAATGAAAAGCAGTACAAAATCGCTGTTACACAATGTAAACTAAGCTGCACTGTAACACAGGTACCATCAAAGATAATAGGATAAGTGGATTCTCAGTTATCCAGGCCAGGCACCTGCATCCGGCGGCTGGCCTCGGACTTCTTGCCACCAGCAAAGATATCGTCAGAGACAACCCTGAGCTGTTTGCGCTTCTTGGACTTGGCGATCTTCTGAATCGTCTTGGGGTTGGTGACCTTCTGCAACCTGGTGCCCGTGCGCAGCACGTTCTCCTTCTTGCGCTTCTCCCGCTCCTCCCGCTTCTCCCTCTTGGCGATCTTGTTCTGCCGGATCTCATCCTTGAGCTCCGCCACACGCGCCTGGTACGCCTTCTTCAGGGACTTGTCCTTCACGCGCTGTTCCAGCGGGACGGGCTTCCGGGACACCATCACCGCGGAGGAGCGGCGCGTGCGGGGCTCCTTCCAGTTCCGCCCCGAGACGCGCCCGGCGATGACGCCGTCGTAGGTGGGCTGACCGAAGGCCGCAGGCTTGGAGGGGTCGGACAGGGACGGCACGGCGCGGAGCTTGGACGGCCGA includes:
- the LOC100829319 gene encoding coiled-coil domain-containing protein 86 yields the protein MASHLDFRYLDEGLGGERGKRKRREEEEAADSMDLDTDVPRPSKLRAVPSLSDPSKPAAFGQPTYDGVIAGRVSGRNWKEPRTRRSSAVMVSRKPVPLEQRVKDKSLKKAYQARVAELKDEIRQNKIAKREKREEREKRKKENVLRTGTRLQKVTNPKTIQKIAKSKKRKQLRVVSDDIFAGGKKSEASRRMQVPGLDN